The Hippoglossus hippoglossus isolate fHipHip1 chromosome 10, fHipHip1.pri, whole genome shotgun sequence DNA segment TGTGTATAATAGATGAGTTTGtgtatagataatagatattTGTATATAACAGATGTGTGTGATTAGAtagatataaatacatgtatagaTATTTCCTGCTCCTCTGGTGTTGGATCATTTGAACTTTCCCTCCAGAcgtaaaaacacagacacaagacagaCGTGTTTCTAAAGAACTATATTTACATAATACTCTTGTTTTACAGAGAACCATATCAAAAGTATAAAATACTTACAAAAAATCCGCAgcaatatataaaaataacatctATCTTCTCCAGATCATTAGGAAAGGCTtacatacaaaaaatatatttatagacATTTACACAACAGTTAAACCCAGAAACCCGGGAGGCCGAGCGAGGCTGGAAGCTGAAGAACCGGCGGCAGAGTCGTGAAACGTGAAACCAGCCCCAAGCTTTTGTTGAGCAAAAATAAcgttacaaataaaatacacaacatgtctgCAAAAACAAGATGCATACGTTTCGTTGAAAAGTCAAACAGTACAGTAGATAGAACGACCTGCTCACCAGTCCGCCTTAAACCAGTCCGCCTTAAACCAGACCACCTGCTCACCAGTCCGCCTTAAACCAGACCACCTGCTCACCAGTCCGCCTTAAACCAGTCCGCCTTAAACCAGACCACCTGCTCACCAGTCCGCCTTAAACCAGACCACCTGCTCACCAGTCCGCCTTAAACCAGTCCGCCTTAAACCAGACCACCTGCTCACCAGTCCGCCTTAAACCAGTCCGCCTTAAACAGGACAGAACCCTTTGATCTGAGACGTCGCAGAGTTCCACGTTGGAAAAGCTGCAGAACAGAAACGATGAGTTTGGATGTAAGGTGGCTATTTTCCATCATGAGAACCATGAAGACTCAACTTTATATCGCGTTAAAGTCTCTGATCCGactaaatgttgttttcttcaacttgtgacattttcactttgaaacGATCACATGAGCTGAAACGCTGCGTTCAAGTTCTAACTGTGAAAAAACGGTTTCACGTCAACAATTCATTAACAGTTGTGagaatattttgttttcatttgtaaaaaacactttgaagaATCTGATTTAAGCTTCTCaggattaaaaactaaaacgaAATTTAAATGCAACTATTGTCAAATATCACAGATGTAAATTCAACATCATAAACCTGGATTTATACGTTGGGCAGATGAGGGGAGCAGGTTTTCCTCCTCAGACCGAgtctgtatattttattttcattcatcagactcggagcagcaggaagtggacaatcgaaaataaaatacaagctTCCAGGAAACAGACGAGTGAACGTAGTTTACGATGCGACGATGTTTGTTTTATGgatatttttaatgaatgtgacAACTGAAGCTTTAGATTCATATTTAAAGGAGCATGTCACTGTTTTACTGTTACTAAATATTATCTATTGACTGATAGTCAACTTTTTGTATTGTTAGAAATTTTAATATCTGCAGCAGATATTTGCTGCCAGTGTGAAAAGGTTGTAACTCGTTTACAGATTGTTGAAGCATCAAGTCAACCTTtaattgaaatgataaaaagtaaaaccacagaaacaaaagaggaaaaagaaaacgtCTCGTCAGATCTGAGAATTTAACTTCAGGATGTGAAAGagtgaatataaaacatttcaatgaTGGAAACAGACAAACTCTGGAATGATTCTTTAAAATGAGGCGACGTGATCTTCACCTCATAGAAGAATAAAGCGACTCAGAGCCGGTGGTCTGTAGGTGGcgctgtggggggggggtttagcgTGAGGTCGTTTGTTCAGTCATGAACTCAgttcagtctgtgtttacacATTCAGCTCCACACACCTGACTtcagtcaaaggtcaacacAAAGGAAAGATGAAAACCAGCGACGCCAACGTTTAAAATCAACTTTTACTGATGACGTCATTTTCTCTGGAAGTTTGTGtcacatgttgaaaaacatgAACTGATTTAAGGTGAAATTGTTTCTAAAAGAAATTGTGATGAAAAACGTTCATATCAAAAACTAATCTTCCTCCATTAgatccttttctttttggaaAACTAAATTGTTTAACTTTTCTATATCACATCATGTGATAAACTCAAAGTCACGAGACAGAattcatctgtttcctctgctgaacGGCAGCTTGTGGTTCTTTAACCTCGAATCAGatcaaacattcacagaatgAGTCAGAACATGTTTTAACAAGTGTTTCCTGTTAACTTGTCCTATTTCTGAATGGAACCTGGTTTCAGTCCTGATGTCGTCTGAACTGGTTTGGATGTTTTGCTGGTTTGGAGTGTTTCAGCTCCGACTGCTGATGTGAACGAGCTGAAAGATGCTCGACTCTCACGTGTCAGCAGGAAAACCAAACATTGATTTGTCTCTGCTTCatacgcgtgtgtgtgtgtgtgtgtgtgtggggggggacgTCTTATCAACAGGTCAGTGTTGAACAACAACAGCCAGTGTGGCGTCCACAGCTCAACCACAGGAAACTGATGAACGCCATCAGCTGACCGCTGGTTGCTTCTCATTGGCCGGGGGGGCTAATGCTAACTCAAAGACCTCGTCTGAATCTTTTTCTCCAGATCTAAACGATCTGTTggtctgaaaaaaagaaacttgtcTTTTCTCATCGTAGCGGCGGCGGCTCGTCGTCCGTGTTTCCAACGTGCCGCCTCAGCTCAGCAGGGTTCAGGGGCTCCAGGTGCAGGTGTTTGACTAATGGTGGCTGGCGAGCAGTTCATCCAGGTCGGCCATCCACTCCTGAGGGTTCTGACCCTTCAGCAGCGAGTCCACCAGCTCGCTCTCTGCAGCGAAGCTCCCCGACGCCATGTTGTATCCAAACGacacttgctgctgctgctgattggcAGTCCTGCTCACCTGGAACCCTTGATTACACTGCAGTCCCTGCCGACCGTTACCCTGCGGCTGTCCGAACGCCACCAGGTCAGGGAGGACGGCCTGGTTCTGATTGGCCTGCTGTTGTTGAGTCTGCTGCTGATTGGCCATGGGCTGGCCCAGGCTCTGAGGGTTAGGTGGCGCCCTCTGTTGGGCTGCAGCCATACTTGCCTGCATCATCTGTTGCCCGGGGTTCAGGCCCCCCATTGGGCGACCTGCAGGGTTTGCACCAAAGGGTGCGGCGCCCGGTGGCATCTTGGGAATgcgaggctgctgctgcatgtggaaGGCGTTGGGCGTGTTGCTGAAGGCATTGGGGGGCAGGCCAGTGTTCCCGGAGGGCGGCTGGTTagcgagctgctgctgccaggcGGCGCTCTGTGCGCTCTGCATGTTCCCTGGCATTGAGCTGGGCAGGGTGGCTCCTATACTGTTCTGCATGGAGCCTGGCATAcgggcggcggcggcagcggcagctagctgctgctgctgctgctgcttcagcatGGCGGCGTTGGGCTGCGTCTTCAGGTGCTGCTGTTGGGCCAGAAGGCTCTGCCTGTAGGAGGCGCTCATGGGCCCCAGCGTCTGACGCTGCAGGGCGGCCTGCTGCGGCGTGTGGGCCGGGTGGTTGGGGTGAAGGTTCATGTTATTGTAGAGGACCTGCTGGACGTCCACGCCAGCCCCGCCCCCTCCGCAGGACGATAGGTTCATGTCAGACTGGCTCGCCGCAGAGGGCGGAGCTACACCGCCTGCGGGCCCACCGCCCTGACCCATATTCATTCCCATCATGCCTTGGTTCTGAGGGAACATACGCTGGGAGCCAGGGGCGGGGCCTCCCATGGAGCCGACGCTGCCCATTGGCTGAGACGAAGCTGTGAAGAGACAAACCGTCAGTTAAGAAATGTTAAACAACTTCCTGTTAATGTACgcagtgatgtcatcacttCCTGAGACACGAACTGGGAGTCATTTGAAAAACTTtcacttcttttatttctctttcttcttttagcagattttaaatatcaaatgtttgtttcatgttgttttacattgtgaaaaaacatttgtattattattgtatgtTTCTCTCATAACGTGaagtcttgtgtgtttttactttgtaattTATTAAACTGATCTtagaaacaacatgaaaacagaagCACATTTGTGTAGAATTAGAAAACTTCACTTGAGCggttttaaaaacataaaaataaaatgtttgtactGGTATTTTATTGACTTCCTGTTCAGTGCTTTGTAAACACTGTATTATGATTATTAGTATTGTTGTTATGATCATGTCAGTCAGAGGCGACGGCTGCAGCTGTATCATCAGACCACGAGAAGCAGCTCAGACTCAGATCAGCTCATATTTTACAGTCAAATCAGCGGCGAGTTTCATTTACAAACTCAGAGAAACTTGTCCAACAACAACGAGCTGCAGCTTCCTGATGATCTGATCCAACGTCAGCACACGAGTTTAATCTCTTTGTTCATTTACCTGAAGCAAGATGAAGAAAACCGAACCCGTTTGTTCTGGGAAACTagtttttataataattaaaatatataagaaaCTGTCACATAAAAAATGACTACACTGTTTAAAGTTAAATTTTAATGTTGTAGTTAATTTGCTAACATTTTTCAAAGAATGCTTTGGGTATTTTGTTAATCATTAAATGTGTGATCATTAtctaaaacacatttgtattaattttaatttgctttaacTATGTTATCCCAATAAAATCATCAAGTACATTTCAGACAACACATGAATGAAGTTAAATAACTAATCAATCGTTATCTGAATATTTGGTTCGTCCTGTGACGTCGACTGATCCGATTCCTGTTTCATTATATCAAAGTGCTTCTCTTTTACATGATGATCCTCAGGTGGAATCTTAACCTATGACCTCAGtgataaacacacatttgagaTTGTGACTAAACCTGAGGAGGTTTGTAGGTGGAAGTCAGGTCTGTTGTTTAtgtgttaaagtgtgtttgtgtgtgcgtgttgtgaCAACCCTGGAGTTGTcctgctgtggttgtgtttcaggCTCCTGTAGGCGGAGTCAGACCCTAGTGATCAGCAGGGATGTGGCACACCTGGGCTGACCAATGTTTAAGAGGCCTGCAGACTGGgatctctctccttcaccaggtCGACCTCCACATGGACATCCCAGCTTGGCCTTTTCACGACTCTGGCTTCTAGTCACCCACCCACAGAACTGGTTACCATGTCTACCtttctttgtaaaataaatagtgCCACTGCTGAACTTTGTGACCTTCCTTGTTTCTTGTTGCACAACATGAGCCATTGTGTAACAAGTGGGGGCTCGTCCAGATCCAGATCCAAGTTATAGTCCTCTAGTAGGTTAACGTTCCCCTGGAATAGTGTTAGTTGTGCCTGTGGGTGTCCAAGGTGTGTGATACAGGGTGAATGTAGTACTTTTAGCTTACGTCTGTGGTACTAATTGCATTCATTATCAAGCACTAATTAGGAGTTTGGCTATCAGGGATTTACCTTTGGAGTTACCTTTCCTGGTAGGAATAAGCAACAGCATCTCTCTCGGGGGGGCCTGttggtttgttatttttgtgcatAAACATGATTTGACTTTGTCTTGGGTCCATGTCCGTCTGGTGAGTAACAGCATAGCTGGGGCTTTACCTGGTCAttggttttgtgtttaaaacacCGGTCATGAAATGCATGAAGACTAGGGTCTAGAGAAGGTATCAGCACTGGTTGGGCAGATAGTCAGGGGAGAGGTATTCCAAAggtgatgtaaaaaaatatatatatataaatttatatatttataaaataaaataaataaagttacaccAGGTTTTAAATTATGGTCAATAAGCCTGGCTTGAGCTGGAGGGCAGTGACTTGGGAGTGGATTGgttttttgtcttcatcagtTGGTTTTTGGGGTTTGTTTTTTCCATGGCTACCATGGAGGATTTTGTGCGGTGTCCAAGTGGGGAGGTGCTAGGAAAATGTACCAGGGAGCAGTTGCTAAAAATTGCAGAGCATTATGAAATAGAACTTCCTAAGACGGTTCGTAAGGAAGTAACGCACTCCACTTTCAGGGCCCAGTTAGGACATGCTGGTGTTTTGCCAGTGTTTCCCCCTTCTGTTTGTTCCAGAGATGAGGTTGTTGCTGATGAGGAAATAGATGCCAGATCAAGGTTAAAAGGGAAATACTAGTTTTTTCCTTCCCTGACTTTGGTGACCTAACATTTGAACAGAAGAAAGAACTTATGTTGCTACATCACCAACAGGAGAGTGAAGCACGTGCCCATGAAGAGCGGGTTCGTGCCAGGGAGCCAGAATATCAGGCTGCGTGAGGCTGCACTAGAGCATTACCTTAAAGACAGAAGTTGGTTGTCCCATCCTTGTTTCCTTCTCCCAAATCTTTAACAATTGCTGCCTAGGTACCAAGTTGCGGATTGTGAGTCGGTGAAAGGTGGATTAGGTACTTTAACATCCCGGTAAGCAATTTAAATTTATTGCGTTGTTATAATGTAGTGTAAATTTGTTGCATTTGATACTTCACTAGAGGGATGGTCCTTTGTACTCCACCTATAAGGATCCTGTTCCTATGGGGGGGGATGTGACAACCCTGGAGTTGTcctgctgtggttgtgtttcaggCTCCTGTAGGCGGAGTCAGACCCTAGTGATCAGCAGGGATGTGGCACACCTGGGCTGACCAATGTTTAAGAGGCCTGCAGACTGGgatctctctccttcaccaggtCGACCTCCACATGGACATCCCAGCTTGGCCTTTTCACGACTCTGGCTTCTAGTCACCCACCCACAGAACTGGTTACCATGTCTACCTTTAATTTAGCtttctttgtaaaataaatagtgCCACTGCTGAACTTTGTGACCTTCCTTGTTTCTTGTTGCACAACATGAGCCATTGTGTAACAGTGTTCATACGTGTTAAGTGACTGTGGTCGTACCTGTAAACTGGTTGACTGACTGCTGTGGGAAAgggttctgattggctggttgaCCCGGCTGGTCCTGGTACTGCGGTGGCGGTCGGGTCAGGCGCCTCTGAagctgctgttcctgctgccgctgcttcTCCTGCACAGATCAGGGTCAGACACTTATTACACTTTATTACACGTTAATTGTTTCCACAACGTTTTAATCTGAATCCACGCAAAcgtcagagtcagtgtgtgtgtgtgtgtgtcctcagagtcagtgtgtgtgtgtcctcagagtcagtgtgtgtgtcctcagagtcagtgtgtgtgtgtgtcctcagagtcagtgtgtgtgtgtgtcctcagagtcagtgtgtgtgtgtgtcctcagagtcagtgtgtgtgtcctcagagtcagtgtgtgtcttgatgataaccagcgtcatgtgaccacttagcctgactgtgaTTGTCaggttaagttcagctggataAACAGATCCTGGACATGTTGAACTGGCTTCGTAGTTCAGACCCCAGGACTCAGGAGGGTGTGATTGGCTCAGTGGACCAGAGGAGAAAGACATGGAGGCATCGAACACACAGGTGTAACTCACCTGTTCAGCCATGAGCTGCTGTCTCTGCatgtactgctgctgctgcttctgctgctccaggatctgctgctgatgctgctgctgctgctgctgttgtttcagcACCGCTGCCACCGCCGCCTGGTTGCTCAGGTACGCAGCGTTAGCATGGTTACCTGCCATGGCGTTTGGCCCTGGCTGGGGCGCCATGCCGTTGTTTCCCGGCGCAGGTGCCATGGTGTTGGCGGGGCCTGGGCCGTGAGGAGGAGCGGGGTAGTTGTTCTGGTCCTGAGAGAGATGAAGATCTTATGAGTAAAGATACTGACCTGAGACCAGGTTCCACCACAACATCACATTGAGTCTAACATGGATTTATTACAGatttaatgtaaattaaagtACATTCTTGACATCACATGTTTATGATCTGCTCACAGATTCAGATCAGGCTCATTTCTACGTCTGTTTGCTGCAGAGGACTAATTTACTTCACTTTTCATGAATACAAATTtgtaactttttatttgaaggTCTCTAAAAATGATTTTGCATAAAACTGTTAATTTGACACTGAAAGTCTTAAGTCATTGTGGCGCCCCCTAGTGGATGGAGTTTGGTGTTACagtcacaaaacaaaagaattaacaaactgtaaagaaatgtgagaaagtgaaaaggttcagtttgttcTGATGGTGAATCGAGAGCGAGACGGCGTCAGCAGCTCTAACAAGTTTGAACTCAGCAGATTGTGGCTGTCGTGGAAGAAGAGTTGTGATAATGGAGAGAGAAGTGCAGCAGGAACAGAGCGTCCTGTCTACGGAGAGGAAAACAAGCAGGAGCAgctatatttaaatacacacagagagagagagagtatgaaAGGCTGCTTTGTCATCGCCTCCATTCACCCCCCCGTGTGAGCCTTAGCAACCAGctgcttctcacacacacacacacacacacacacacacacacacaccacacacacaccacacacacaccacacacaccacactcacagagagagagaggccggtCTGAAGCACAGCGGCTGAACAAAGGCCTCCCTGCTGCAGCCTGATTTCATCGGCTACATCCTCACGactacgttttcattttaaagatcATCAACTCTGCGACAGATCGTCTGGCGTCGAGTTCTAAAGCcactaaaacagagaagcttggaaacgctgctggtcccGTTTTAGGTTGAAAACTCCGGGGATGAGTTCTAGTCTGGACgggaaactgagatgtttggaaacaatgctCAGAAtcacttgctgattgggtcaCTTAGGTCATAAAGTAGCCTTCACTGATTGTTCATCATCAGCCTCAGCTTCCAGAGTAGAACGCAGAGAATGTTACTGACCCTGTTCTCTCTGCTAAAAGCTGCTGTTCAGTTAAACTCTGTGTTCAACAATGATGCAACTGTTTGCATGTGGAGGAGACCAGATGTGATCAATCTGTTTACACAGGCACGTGCATGTCCAGTGTAcatgagtggtcacatgatgtaAGTTCACAGGTTCATTAGTAGGGACAgataaaaactgatttcaaactgaaacgcAGTCACATGGTCGTAGCCTTACACTGCTCTGGACTAGTTCTGTCGCTTTTCATTCTAAATTCAATTGTTCGTCCCTCTGATGTTGTTCTTCTGATTAATGTGCACGTTTTAAATGATTGATATACCCGTCACACCGGAtcctttttatttgatcttaGGATGCAAATATAAGCAAGAGGTGTTTAAACGCTCAAACACGGTTTTTCCAGACTCCGACTTTAATTCACATTAACACACTTGAACCTTCAGAGCAGAACATGATCCCACAGGAAGTGTTAGTTGCTTGAATCGATTCAGGAATCAGCAGCCATGTATTTCTCCTCAACTTTGCACCGTGATTCGTATTCTGCTTCACGAGCTGCAGACCGTGCTGAGAGGATAAACAATAGAGTCTGGGCGCGCTCtgctggacaaactaaacctaaccctatgatatgagaataaagaaacaTACATATATTGGTCAGGCTCTAAAATAATGTGCAGGAATCAGTAAAAGGTGGGAGAGACACTGTCTACAGTGAACCTCAAATCTGAGAAAACCTCCTTGGTTCTGTTGCAGAATATTTTACAAGGAGTCGCTGTGTTCAGACGGATCAGTAAACAGGTCTGATGCTGATCAGCTCCATCGTGCATCTCAACAGCCGCGTGGTGCTGCGTCCACTTCTTAAATACTTCATGAAGTCCTCaaattcatgtgtttgtgcgtttcttacctgtgtgtgtgtgtgtgtgtgtgtgtgtgtgtgtgtgtgcgcgtttcttacctgtgtgtgtggtatatGTTGGCGAAAGTTCATGCTGTTCTTCTGTTtgatctgttgttgttgtctgagcAGCGTCAGCAGGGCCGCCTTGTTCTGGCTCTGGGTGTTGGGGGGCCGAGGGGGCCCAGGCCCGGGCCCCGCCTCAAAGTGTGACAGGGGTTTGGTGTTGTTGTAGTTCAACATGGCAGCCTGGGCCTGAGGTCCAGGGGCCTGAGGGTGGCCGAGAGGAGGCCCTGAAGTCGGGTGACCCAGCATGTTGGGGTGCCCGCCGTGCCCCGGCATGTAGCCGCCCGGCCCCGCCTTGGGGGAGGCTTTGTTGGGCTGACCGGGcatcagcagctgcttctgGGCATTTGGGTTAAAGTCCTGTGGGTACAAGGAGGGACTCGTGGGTTTGTCCATAACAAACGCTCCCCCTAGTGGGCTCTGAGAGGTGTTGGCCATCTGGGGCCAAGGTGGGGGGTGGGCACGGGGCCCCTGGTTGTGGAACTTGGCCCCCGGCTGTGGTTGTTTGTGCTGCATCTGGCCATGGAGGTGCTGCGCTCTCTGCTGCTGGGCTgccagctgctggagctgctgagcaGGGGACAGATCTTTAGGCACCTGGGGCCCCGGAGGGAGAAGGTGGTTGGGGGGAGGCTGAAGCTGCCTGGGGTTGGGAGCGGGCTGGGAAGGGGGCAGAGCCggagaagaggcagaggacgAGGCGATGGGGGAGCTGGTGGGGTGAGGAGGCGGCCCAGAGGAGGTGGACCTTACATGGGGGGAGCCGGTGCGAGAGTCCTGCTCGAAAACTGCAGAGGCCGGAGAGAACTCCGTCTTCACATTCACCAGATCTGGAGGAAGTAGTCCCTGGGACGGCTGGCCCCCCAcaccacctcctgctcctccccccACCGACCCACCCCCACCCGGAGTGGGTGCCAGCTCTAGAGGGTCTTTGCGGTCCTCAAAGCCGTCGTTGAGAATGTCTTGAATGTCCTCATATGCCACGGCACAGTTCAGTTCCTCCATCAGCTCCGTCCACTCCTGCTCATTTAGGTTGAGGTCAGGGAACAGGCTGTTGTTGCCTCCTCCTGATGGAGGCATGATGGGCAGGATGTCATCTGGCTCCTGCTTCATCTCCTTCCTAAGGAAGTCCAAACCTGGCTCGCCACCGCTGTCCGTCGACTCCCCCGCCGGCCCATGGTTCCCGTTAGAGGTCAGAGAGTCACTGATCCCCAGCTTGGAGTCGAGCGGGGAGCCGTTAGTCGTGCCGTTGTCCAGACAGGACTTCTTGTTGGGGGGGAAACCGTCGCTGAAACCGTTAACTTGGTCTCTGCCCAACGGAGAACCAGCgctctccagcttcctctttaccgtctcctgcagctggaggaacaAACAGAACCATGGAGCTTTTAATAATATCACATCagcataaacaaacacaagttcAACAACAAACTGAATCCCTCAAAGTTTCAGGACAAGCAAATGtctaaaaacatgaattataaaACTATGTCATAAATATGCTAATCAGTTCATCATTAATTGTTTTGATTCAGTCGctaaaaatgtctttatcaTCCAGCAAAGagattttcttatgtataaacactttaaacatgaagttacaaactggttcttctcatgtagtgaatcctgttgttgtgttgatgtgttgttgtgttgatgtgttgttgtgttgttgtgttgttgtgttgatgtgttcaggtccatcagcatctgttggacttgtgtcctgggagaggatcctcacatgggactgagctttattcactgatcactaagtttctgtttgactctagttgagttaagaacagaggaagttgctccttgttaacatctgtgagaccaactgggaatatgagaccaactgggaatatgagaccaactgggaatatgagaccaactgggaatatgagacaaactgggaatatgagaaactgggaatatgagaccaactgggaatatgagaccaactgggaatatgagacaaataacatgtgattgattgaagtttttcagcaaaataaaaccaaacatttgaGAAAGTCTTaatgctttttcttctttaaaaaagtcGATTTATTTCCTGATTGTTTACTTTTCTACTTTAAGTATTAAATCCAGTTGTAGTTAAGCATCTTGATTTAGACTCTTATTATGCAATCAGGTTATTTGGGGAACTGACCAGTCAGCTGTTGAATTATGACAAATCTTCTATTTTAGTGCCTGCAGAGGTGGTTTAtgagcagcagggggcgctgcagctgAATGGACAGGGTTATGGAGTGGCA contains these protein-coding regions:
- the maml1 gene encoding mastermind-like protein 1 isoform X1 translates to MMADFVTPRHSAVMERLRRRIELFRQHHNSCESRYENATLERLELDRQQTFALHQRCLQAKAKRSNKHRQPQPSGDQAGQRAPGGGGGGGGGGGGSAELAESGGTAAEQSRNSTLMALQETVKRKLESAGSPLGRDQVNGFSDGFPPNKKSCLDNGTTNGSPLDSKLGISDSLTSNGNHGPAGESTDSGGEPGLDFLRKEMKQEPDDILPIMPPSGGGNNSLFPDLNLNEQEWTELMEELNCAVAYEDIQDILNDGFEDRKDPLELAPTPGGGGSVGGGAGGGVGGQPSQGLLPPDLVNVKTEFSPASAVFEQDSRTGSPHVRSTSSGPPPHPTSSPIASSSASSPALPPSQPAPNPRQLQPPPNHLLPPGPQVPKDLSPAQQLQQLAAQQQRAQHLHGQMQHKQPQPGAKFHNQGPRAHPPPWPQMANTSQSPLGGAFVMDKPTSPSLYPQDFNPNAQKQLLMPGQPNKASPKAGPGGYMPGHGGHPNMLGHPTSGPPLGHPQAPGPQAQAAMLNYNNTKPLSHFEAGPGPGPPRPPNTQSQNKAALLTLLRQQQQIKQKNSMNFRQHIPHTQDQNNYPAPPHGPGPANTMAPAPGNNGMAPQPGPNAMAGNHANAAYLSNQAAVAAVLKQQQQQQQHQQQILEQQKQQQQYMQRQQLMAEQEKQRQQEQQLQRRLTRPPPQYQDQPGQPANQNPFPQQSVNQFTASSQPMGSVGSMGGPAPGSQRMFPQNQGMMGMNMGQGGGPAGGVAPPSAASQSDMNLSSCGGGGAGVDVQQVLYNNMNLHPNHPAHTPQQAALQRQTLGPMSASYRQSLLAQQQHLKTQPNAAMLKQQQQQQLAAAAAAARMPGSMQNSIGATLPSSMPGNMQSAQSAAWQQQLANQPPSGNTGLPPNAFSNTPNAFHMQQQPRIPKMPPGAAPFGANPAGRPMGGLNPGQQMMQASMAAAQQRAPPNPQSLGQPMANQQQTQQQQANQNQAVLPDLVAFGQPQGNGRQGLQCNQGFQVSRTANQQQQQVSFGYNMASGSFAAESELVDSLLKGQNPQEWMADLDELLASHH
- the maml1 gene encoding mastermind-like protein 1 isoform X2 — encoded protein: MERLRRRIELFRQHHNSCESRYENATLERLELDRQQTFALHQRCLQAKAKRSNKHRQPQPSGDQAGQRAPGGGGGGGGGGGGSAELAESGGTAAEQSRNSTLMALQETVKRKLESAGSPLGRDQVNGFSDGFPPNKKSCLDNGTTNGSPLDSKLGISDSLTSNGNHGPAGESTDSGGEPGLDFLRKEMKQEPDDILPIMPPSGGGNNSLFPDLNLNEQEWTELMEELNCAVAYEDIQDILNDGFEDRKDPLELAPTPGGGGSVGGGAGGGVGGQPSQGLLPPDLVNVKTEFSPASAVFEQDSRTGSPHVRSTSSGPPPHPTSSPIASSSASSPALPPSQPAPNPRQLQPPPNHLLPPGPQVPKDLSPAQQLQQLAAQQQRAQHLHGQMQHKQPQPGAKFHNQGPRAHPPPWPQMANTSQSPLGGAFVMDKPTSPSLYPQDFNPNAQKQLLMPGQPNKASPKAGPGGYMPGHGGHPNMLGHPTSGPPLGHPQAPGPQAQAAMLNYNNTKPLSHFEAGPGPGPPRPPNTQSQNKAALLTLLRQQQQIKQKNSMNFRQHIPHTQDQNNYPAPPHGPGPANTMAPAPGNNGMAPQPGPNAMAGNHANAAYLSNQAAVAAVLKQQQQQQQHQQQILEQQKQQQQYMQRQQLMAEQEKQRQQEQQLQRRLTRPPPQYQDQPGQPANQNPFPQQSVNQFTASSQPMGSVGSMGGPAPGSQRMFPQNQGMMGMNMGQGGGPAGGVAPPSAASQSDMNLSSCGGGGAGVDVQQVLYNNMNLHPNHPAHTPQQAALQRQTLGPMSASYRQSLLAQQQHLKTQPNAAMLKQQQQQQLAAAAAAARMPGSMQNSIGATLPSSMPGNMQSAQSAAWQQQLANQPPSGNTGLPPNAFSNTPNAFHMQQQPRIPKMPPGAAPFGANPAGRPMGGLNPGQQMMQASMAAAQQRAPPNPQSLGQPMANQQQTQQQQANQNQAVLPDLVAFGQPQGNGRQGLQCNQGFQVSRTANQQQQQVSFGYNMASGSFAAESELVDSLLKGQNPQEWMADLDELLASHH